The nucleotide window TAGTGGCCTCTTTGGTAAAAAAACCAGGATAGGACTAATTAAACTAGAGGAGAATAATCATGCTTACTAAAACAGGCATTCCAACAAAAGAAGATCTCCTTTCTAAGTTTCCAAGTCAAAGCGCACTTTTAAAGCCGAAAGCTCTTTTAGAATGTTATCAAGATATTCCTTGTAATCCTTGTGAGACGAGTTGTCCTTTCCATGCGATAACCATTGGAAAAGACATTAATCTACAACCTGTTTTAAATGAAAAATTATGTACTGGTTGTGGAATTTGCATCTCGAGTTGTCCTGGACTTGCCATAATGGTTGTTCAAATTCTAAAAGATTCCTTGCAATTTAAAATACCTTACGAATTTCTACCTATTCCTAAAAAAGGCCAAATCTGGCATGCATTAAATCGGGCTGGTCAAGTAATAGGAGATGCGTTAATCTTAAGTGTGATCCTTACTTCAAAACAAGATAAAACAGCTTTAGTTACAGTAAGTGTTGAAAAGAAGAATCTATATGAATTTGTTACGATAAGGTGTCCAAATGAAAACTAAAGATATTATAATGTGCCGATGTGAAGACGTCACTTTAGATGAAATTCAAACATTATTACAGGAAGGTTATACAACATTTGAAGATTTAAAAAGACAATTACGAATTGGAATGGGTCCTTGTCAAGGTCAAACTTGCGGTGAAATCATTCAACGAGAAATTGCTAAATTTTTGCATAAAGCACCACAAGAAGTATTTACTCAAAAAACAAGACCTCTTACAACGGGAGTTAAACTAAAATCAATTGTGGAGGCTCTTAAAAATGAAAGCTGAAATTGTTATTATTGGCGCTGGAATCAGCGGAGTTAGCATTGCTTATAATTTAGCAGCCAAAGGTGTAAAAGATATCATTGTAATTGACCAAGGATATTTAACAATGGGTTCAACAGGGAGATGTGGGGCAGGAGTTCGACAACAATGGGGAACCAAAGCAAATTGTATTTTAGCAAAAAAAAGCATTGAGTTTTTTGAAAATGCAAAAGAAATTTTAGAATATGATAAAGATATCGAGTTTAAACAAGAAGGTTACTTAATTCTTGCTAGCACCAAAGAAGAAGACTTACAATTTACTGAAAATGTAACTTTACAACAACGTGTTGGCATTCCTTCAGTAAAAGTGTCAAAAGAAGAAGCGCTAAAGATAGTTCCTCATTTAAATACAGAAGCTTTTATTAGTGCCACGTTTTGCAAAACAGATGGTCATTTAAATCCTTTTAAAATGACAGATGCTTATTTTCAAGCTGCCAAGAAACTTGGAGTAACATTTTTCTTTTTTGAACAAGTAAAAGAAATCATTGTAATTGACAATAAAATCACTAAAGTTGTCACTGATAAACGAGAAATTGAAACATCAAAAGTATGTAACGCTGCAGGTGGATATGCTAAAGAAATAGGAGATATGGTTAAAATTGATATTCCTGTTTATTCTGAGAATCATGAAATACTTGTGACAGAACCGATTGAGAGAATTCAAGGACCAATGGTGATGAGCTTTTCTAAAAATATCTATTGTCAACAAGTACCACATGGAAGTTTCATCATGGGAAGATCAAATCCTTTTGAACCAAAAGGACATAACACGAGTTCTTCATGGCAATTTTTAGATGAAATGGCAAAAACAGTATGTCATATATTGCCCATTATCGGAGATTTAAGAGTGATTAGACAATGGGGAGGATCGTATAATATTTCTCCTGATAGGCAACCAATCATAAGTGATACACCCCAATTAGAAGGATTTTATATGGCATGTGGATTTTCAGGACATGGGTTTATGTTTGCTCCTATGACAGGAATACTACTATCTGAAATTATACTAAAACAAAAAACAACGTTAGATGTAACTGATTTAAGCATTAACCGATTTGCATTAAATAATCCAACTGATTACGAACAATCAGTGGTATAAAGAAAGGGATGATTCATTTGGCAATGTATGATTATGTAACAGAACCTTTAACAGATTTTTCAAATCCACTTGTAATTGAAAAATACAAGGAGGCTCTAAAATTAGTTGAAAGTTATTTAGGTAAGACATATCCTTTAATCATTGGAGGAGAAAAAGTTTTCACTAAAGTAACGTATACTTCTTTAAACCCTGCCAATCATTTGCAAGTGATTGGGCAAATTTGTCAAGCAGGAGTGAAAGAAGCCGATGAAGCAATGAAGGCAGCATTAAATGCTTTTGAAATCTGGAAAAAAGTATCTCCTAAAATCAGAAGCGATGTTTTATTTAAAGCAGCAGCTATTTTACGTAGAAGAAAATTTGAGTTTAGTGCTCTTATGACCCTTGAAGCAGGAAAACCCTGGCCAGAAGCAGATGCTGATACTGCAGAAGCCATTGATTTTTTAGAATATTATGGAAGACAAATGTTATCAATGGATCGAATTGATGATGTCGTTTTAAGCAGAAGAAACATTGAAAGAAACGAATACAAGTATATTCCACTAGGTGTTGGAGCAATTATAACTCCTTGGAATTTTCCACTTGCAATTCTAACGGGTATGACATCAGCTGCCATTGTCAGTGGAAACTGTGTTATCTTAAAACCAGCCATGACTACTCAAGTCATTGGTTATAAATTTCAAGAAGTATTAATTGAAGCTGGCTTGCCAGAGGGTGTACTCAATTTTCTTCCAGGAAGAGGTTCTGAAATTGGAGATTATCTTGTCAAACATCCCAAGACTAGATTTATCTCTTTTACTGGATCAAAAGAAGTAGGACAATCAATCTACGAAAATGCAGCTAAAGTGAACAAAGGACAAATTTGGTTAAAAAGGGTAATCGCTGAAATGGGCGGAAAAGATGCAATACTAGTTGATAGTGATGTTGACTGTGATTTTGCAGCGGATGCCATTGTAAAATCTGCATTTGGTTTTAGTGGCCAAAAGTGTAGTGCTTGTTCAAGAGCAATCATTCATCAAGATGTTTATGAAGAGGTTGTTAAAAAAATCATTGAAATAACAAACAAAATTCAAATGGGAGATCCAACCGATTATTCCAATAATATGGGTCCTGTCAACGATGGAAAAGCATTTGAAAGCATATCTCAATACATCGAAATCGGAAAAAAAGAAGGCAAATTAGTAGCTGGTGGAAAGACATATCAAAAAATTGGATGGTTCATTGAACCAACGGTTTTTATTGATTTAGACCCTATGGCAAGAATCATGCAAGAAGAAATTTTCGGACCTGTTCTTTCTGTTTGTAAGGTAAAATCATTTGAAGAAGGAATTGAAGTGGCTAATAATACAGAATTTGGATTGACCGGAGCTGTTCTTTCAAATAATCGCATGCATTTAGAAATGGCACGAGATGATTTTCATGTAGGAAATTTATACTTAAACCGTAAATGTACTGGTGCAATCGTTGGATATCAACCTTTTGGTGGTTTCAACATGAGTGGTACCGATTCAAAAGCTGGGGGACCAGATTATTTAGTACTACATATGCAAGGGAAATCAATTTCAGAAGCTCTATGATGATTAAACATCACATTTTTGTGGTGTTTTCTTTCGTAAATTAGATGAATATATCATCCTAAAATATATAAAGGTAGGTAAAATTTATGAAGTTAGATGAATTAAAAGCATTGTATGAAAGAAATCATTTGCCCGAAGTAGATTATCTATTTGCTGAAAAAATAATTTTGAATTTTCAATTATTTTTAGATGAACTACATCAAAATCTTTTCATTGATGAAATTGATTCAAATTATTTGGATCAATACATTGCGTTGTTATTAGAAAACAACTCTTCCACGGTGGAAGCATTTATCGTTTTACTTAGATATTATAGAGTCGCAAAAAGAAATGATTTATTTATTCATCTTACAAGATATACAGGTGGAATAGATGTAATCGAACAAATTCTTAAAAGACTCGAAAGATTATCTGGAAAAGAATTGATGGAAAAAATCATGGAAGGATTACCTATTCCAAAACTTGGAACACATCCAAAACGAATTCCTTTTTTTACTCAGGAATTTGTAAAGAGGCTTGAAAAGGATTTTTCTCAAGAACAAGTTGAACAAATCTTGACAGGAAATAACCATGATGTTTCAAAAGAAGCAATATTACCTGAGAAAATTGAATACGAAAATGCTCCATCTCTAGAAGTGTATTTAAAAGAAAGACATCTTCGAAAAGTAAAAGAATTACAAGCACACTGTGATGAACGTAAAGTATGGTTTGAACAAGACATTACACAAGAAGTAGTAGATTTTGTAGCCAAGGATCAAGAGTTACTATCAGCAATCTTAAAAGACAATAAATTGTATATGACCAAAATTCCTTATGATACAGTGTCTTATTTAAATGCCAATTCATCAGAAGAAAAAAGGTATTTTGCATGTCACTGTCCATTTGCTAGAGAATCCATTAAACAAAAAGAAGTTCATATTTCAAAAAACTGGTGTTATTGTAGTGCAGGATTTGAAAAATTTCCTTTTGAAGTGATACTAGATCAAAAATTAAAAATTAAGTGTTTGAAATCGGCATTAGATCCAAAGGATACTGTTTGTCGTTTTGAAGTATCACTTGAAGGGATTAAATACAAAAAATAATGTAAATCGAAATTTGAGAATGAAGAAAAAAAGGAGAATCTTATATGAAAACATTTGATATAAAATCAATGATGCCAACTACTTTAGTTGCTGAAACCAATCTATTAAGAATTCTTCGCGAGAACAAATCAGAAA belongs to Bacillota bacterium and includes:
- the pruA gene encoding L-glutamate gamma-semialdehyde dehydrogenase produces the protein MYDYVTEPLTDFSNPLVIEKYKEALKLVESYLGKTYPLIIGGEKVFTKVTYTSLNPANHLQVIGQICQAGVKEADEAMKAALNAFEIWKKVSPKIRSDVLFKAAAILRRRKFEFSALMTLEAGKPWPEADADTAEAIDFLEYYGRQMLSMDRIDDVVLSRRNIERNEYKYIPLGVGAIITPWNFPLAILTGMTSAAIVSGNCVILKPAMTTQVIGYKFQEVLIEAGLPEGVLNFLPGRGSEIGDYLVKHPKTRFISFTGSKEVGQSIYENAAKVNKGQIWLKRVIAEMGGKDAILVDSDVDCDFAADAIVKSAFGFSGQKCSACSRAIIHQDVYEEVVKKIIEITNKIQMGDPTDYSNNMGPVNDGKAFESISQYIEIGKKEGKLVAGGKTYQKIGWFIEPTVFIDLDPMARIMQEEIFGPVLSVCKVKSFEEGIEVANNTEFGLTGAVLSNNRMHLEMARDDFHVGNLYLNRKCTGAIVGYQPFGGFNMSGTDSKAGGPDYLVLHMQGKSISEAL
- a CDS encoding FAD-binding oxidoreductase, translated to MKAEIVIIGAGISGVSIAYNLAAKGVKDIIVIDQGYLTMGSTGRCGAGVRQQWGTKANCILAKKSIEFFENAKEILEYDKDIEFKQEGYLILASTKEEDLQFTENVTLQQRVGIPSVKVSKEEALKIVPHLNTEAFISATFCKTDGHLNPFKMTDAYFQAAKKLGVTFFFFEQVKEIIVIDNKITKVVTDKREIETSKVCNAAGGYAKEIGDMVKIDIPVYSENHEILVTEPIERIQGPMVMSFSKNIYCQQVPHGSFIMGRSNPFEPKGHNTSSSWQFLDEMAKTVCHILPIIGDLRVIRQWGGSYNISPDRQPIISDTPQLEGFYMACGFSGHGFMFAPMTGILLSEIILKQKTTLDVTDLSINRFALNNPTDYEQSVV
- a CDS encoding 4Fe-4S binding protein, whose product is MLTKTGIPTKEDLLSKFPSQSALLKPKALLECYQDIPCNPCETSCPFHAITIGKDINLQPVLNEKLCTGCGICISSCPGLAIMVVQILKDSLQFKIPYEFLPIPKKGQIWHALNRAGQVIGDALILSVILTSKQDKTALVTVSVEKKNLYEFVTIRCPNEN
- a CDS encoding (2Fe-2S)-binding protein, which gives rise to MKTKDIIMCRCEDVTLDEIQTLLQEGYTTFEDLKRQLRIGMGPCQGQTCGEIIQREIAKFLHKAPQEVFTQKTRPLTTGVKLKSIVEALKNES